In one window of Cololabis saira isolate AMF1-May2022 chromosome 23, fColSai1.1, whole genome shotgun sequence DNA:
- the tmem121b gene encoding transmembrane protein 121B → MAPDGPRPGPPAPTLYYFQCLTCGSVCFLDWQWMDLSWLQNPRTPQVSILHPPVLQEGRREIGRSGASARVSESRRRREGPRPPRRSLDPTRTAPGPPPRTPQQVSILQFCRKDAEKLGGAAQVSGPPRLQTRTRTPSILPPDPHQPTPGPPSAHPRTPQSPPDPYQTTPSLPPDPHQPTPGPPSLPRTPIRPPPASPRTPQSPPDPYQPTPGPPGPPMTTAEAAQSAPLLLRGSVRGSCYRGLCFVLLVLQGGLLDLALVLSTDLSWCCWAVTDLAVIAGWAVFFLKNARSKRERACGFRQSSSVFGCALGEFTHAYLAWLVYVIAYTPRLLLIVETPILQTLAARVPGGMTAFKVNALLCAPLLFCLVNSVLVDLNGPTRLHAHGCFVSTCVDVLDSFTLLEPLLAGDVHADGPALRYTVLGAYVAALLVPVAWLHELTASELRCTGLCARFCAGVLVDAPALAVRVVQVWVHGAPVSAFLLKNVFFLLVRAVELLERSAVLRAARRPPGPAHFSRGVSENDMCPHGYVNTLAVAQA, encoded by the exons ATGGCCCCTGATGGCCCCCGCCCCGGCCCCCCGGCCCCCACCCTCTACT atttccagtgcttgacgtgtggcTCCGtgtgcttcctggattggcagtggat GGACCTTTCCTGGCTCCAGAACCCCCGGACCCCCCAggtctccatcctccatcctccagttctgcaggaaGGACGCAGAGAAATTGGGAGGAGCGGCGCAAGTGCGAGGGTCTCTGAatcaaggaggaggagggagggaccCCGACCCCCCCGCAGGTCTCTGGACCCCACCAGAACCGCACCCGGACCCCCCCCCCGAACCCCCCAGCAGGTCTCcatcctccagttctgcaggaaGGACGCAGAGAAATTGGGAGGAGCGGCGCAA GTCTCTGGACCCCCCCGGCTGCAGACCCGCACCCGGACCCCCAGCATCCTCCCCCCGGACCCCCATCAGCCCACCCCCGGACCCCCATCAGCCCACCCCCGGACCCCCCAGTCTCCCCCGGACCCCTATCAGACCACCCCCAGCCTCCCCCCGGACCCCCATCAGCCCACTCCCGGACCCCCCAGCCTCCCCCGGACCCCTATCAGACCACCCCCAGCCTCCCCCCGGACCCCCCAGTCTCCCCCGGACCCCTATCAGCCCACCCCCggaccccccggcccccccatgACCACCGCGGAGGCCGCGCAGAGCgcgccgctgctgctgcgcgGCTCAGTGCGCGGCTCCTGTTACCGCGGGCTGTGCTtcgtgctgctggtgctgcagggCGGGCTGCTGGACCTGGCCCTGGTCCTCAGCACTGACCTGTCCTGGTGCTGCTGGGCCGTCACCGACCTGGCCGTCATCGCCGGATGGGCCGTCTTCTTCCTCAAGAACGCGCGCAGCAAGCGGGAGCGCGCCTGCGGCTTTCGCCAGAGCAGCTCCGTGTTCGGGTGCGCGCTGGGCGAGTTCACGCACGCGTACCTGGCCTGGCTCGTGTACGTGATCGCGTACACGCCAAGGCTGCTGCTGATCGTGGAGACGCCCATCCTGCAGACGCTGGCCGCCCGCGTGCCCGGAGGGATGACCGCCTTCAAGGTGAACGCGCTTCTGTGCGCGCCGCTGCTGTTCTGCCTGGTCAACTCCGTGCTCGTGGACCTCAACGGGCCCACGCGCCTGCACGCGCACGGCTGCTTCGTGAGCACGTGCGTGGACGTGCTGGATAGCTTCACGCTGCTGGAGCCGCTGCTGGCCGGGGACGTGCACGCGGACGGGCCCGCGCTGCGCTACACGGTGCTGGGCGCGTATGTGGCCGCGCTGCTCGTGCCCGTGGCCTGGCTGCACGAGCTGACGGCATCTGAGCTGCGGTGCACGGGGCTGTGCGCGCGCTTCTGCGCGGGCGTGCTGGTGGACGCGCCCGCGCTGGCCGTGCGCGTCGTGCAGGTGTGGGTGCACGGCGCGCCCGTGTCCGCATTCCTGCTGAAGAACGTGTTCTTCCTGCTGGTCAGGGccgtggagctgctggagcggaGCGCGGTGCTGCGTGCAGCCCGCAGGCCGCCCGGGCCCGCGCACTTCTCCCGGGGGGTGTCCGAGAACGACATGTGCCCGCACGGATACGTCAACACGCTGGCCGTGGCGCAGGCCTAG